GTTCGGGTCACATGCTGGATGCGGCACGCCGTATCCCTGGCAACACTTCAGCCGAAGTCATTGCCCATAGGCCCTGAACAGGCCACAAAAAACAGGCCAAAACCAACGTAACCTCAGTCGCGAGAGGCAACGAGCCCGTCACGGCATACAGGGTCCTGATCTACCATGGCCTCGGCCTCGGCCAAATCGGTGGCCTCGACCAGCAGCAGGCCGGCACGGGGGGCGGCGCCTGTCAATGGTCCGGCCAGCTTGAGCCGACCCTGGTCGAACATCTGGCCCAGCCAGGCCCGGTGGGCTGGCCGGTTCTGCTCCAACTTGGCGGCGTCGTCGCAGTAGCGGTAGATCACGGCGAAGTAGCTCACAGATGCAGCCTACGCCGCCGGTCAATCGACTTGATCGTTTCAATGACGCCTCCAGATCGACTTGACCAATTCAATCAAGGTGGATTGGGTCCACCTGGGGAAACGTCAAGGGCCAATCATCGGGCCGTTCATGTCGATTGGACCGAGTCACACCAGCGTTCAGGTCGATTGGACCGAGTCACACCAGCGTTCATGTCGATTGGACCGAGTCACACCAGCGTTCATATCGATTGGGTGGAGTCACACCAGCGTTCATGTCGATTGGACCGAGTCACACCAGCGTTCATGTCGATTGGACCGAGTCACGCCAGCGTTCATGTCGATTGGGTGGAGTCACACCAGCGTTCAGGTCGATTGGACCGAGTCACACCAGCGTTCATGTCGATTGGGTGGAGTCACACCAGCGTTCAACTCGATCAGGACCTGTCTATTCGACACAGAATCGACCCAGACGGCCCATGGCCGGGCACGGGACCAAGGTGACTGGGCCGCGATAGCGGGCGGGCCGGCATCGGGCGCCTAAGCTAGGTGGCAAGACAAGGGGACCGGATGGAACTAATCGACACCACAGAGATGTACTTGCGCACCATTTACCAGTTGCGCGAGTCAGGTGTGGTGCCGATGCGGGCGAGGATCGCCGAACAGCTGGGCCATTCGGGTCCAACTGTGTCGCAAACTGTGGCCCGGATGGAGCGTGACGGCCTGGTCTGGCTGGGTCAGGACCGGCGCCTGGAGCTGACT
The DNA window shown above is from Micrococcales bacterium and carries:
- a CDS encoding YciI family protein, with product MSYFAVIYRYCDDAAKLEQNRPAHRAWLGQMFDQGRLKLAGPLTGAAPRAGLLLVEATDLAEAEAMVDQDPVCRDGLVASRD